In Desulfoferula mesophila, the genomic window CGCGATGGACACAGCGAGCCTTATCACCTCGAACACGTCTCCAACGGGGTGAAGGTATATTTCGGCAGCAAAAACCGTCTGCTGTCCCCAGGTGTCTACACCTACCAGCTGACTTACTCCACCGACCGGCAGATAGGCTATTTCAACGATTACGACGAACTCTATTGGAACGTCACCGGCAATGACTGGGCCTTTCCCATCGAGCGGGCCAGGGCCGAGGTGCTGCTGCCGCCGGGCGCCAAGGTGCTGCAACAGGCGGCCTACACCGGCAAGAGCGGCGTGAAGGGCAGGGACTTCAGTTATCGCCTCGGCGGAAACGGACGCCCTACCTGGCAAACCACCAGGCCGCTGGCTCCCGGCCAGGGCCTGACCATAGCGGTGGCCTGGCCCAAGGGTTTGGTGGCCCAGCCCAGCGCCATGGATAACTTCCTGGCCGGCTCAGGCGGGGCCGTGCCGGCCATGGCCGGGCTGCTGTTTACGCTGGCCTACTACATGCTGGCCTGGTTCAAGGTGGGCCGCGATCCCCGGCCGGACAACGCCATCCCCCTTTTCGAGCCTCCCCAGGGCATGTCGCCGGCGGCGGTGCGTTATATCAACCGGATGGGGTTTGACAAAAAGGCGGTGGCCGCGGCGGTGGTCAGCCTGGCGGTGAAAGGCTATTTGACCATCGAGGAGGTCCCCGGCAAAAAGAACAACTATGTCTTGCTCCGCACCGACCGGTCGCCGGAGAACCTTTCGCCGGGGGAGCGGCGCCTGGCCGACAAGCTGTTCGGCGGCGGCCAAATCCTGGAGCTCAAGCAGAAGAACCACGCCCGCATAGGCAAGGCCGTGCAGGCGCTGCGCGCGAGCCTGGCCCGCGAGTATGAGAAGGCCAATTTCAAGCTCAACCGCCTCTACCTCGGGCCCGGCGTCTTGCTCACCCTGCTGGGCGTGGGGGCCCTGGTTGTTTTCGCGCCGGACCCGGGCGCGGCGGCCGGGGTGTCCCTGTGGCTGATGATCTGGACCGGCGGCTGCTATGTCCTGTCCCGGGGAGTAATCAGCGCCTGGCGCCGCTCCCGTAGCCTTTCCGGCGGCTTGGCCGCCCTGGGGGCCACCGCCTTTGCCGTCCCCTTCTGGCTGGGCGCCGTGATGGGGCTGTTCTTCTTGAGCACCGTGACCGATCCGCTCAGCGTGGTCATCTTCCTGGGCCTGTTGTCTCTGACTCCCTTGTTCGCTTATCTGCTCAAGGCGCCCACGGTGGGGGGGCAGCGCCTGATGGGCCAGATCGCCGGGTTCAAGTTGTATCTGTCCGTGGCCGAGGCCGATCGCCTCAACATGCTGCACCCGCCGGAAAAGACCCCCGAGCTTTTTGAGCGCTATCTGGCCTACGCCCTGGCCCTGGATGTGGAGCAGCAATGGGCCGAACAGTTCGCCGGCGTTTTGGAGCAGGCCGGCCGGGACTATCAGCCCGCCTGGTATAGCGGCCGGGGCTTTACTTCGGGCAATTTTGTCGGTCTCACCAGCCAGTTGAGCGGCTCCCTGGCCGGGGCCATCAGCTCTTCCTCCACCGCGCCGGGCAGTTCCTCGGGCAGCGGGGGCGGCGGCTCCTCCGGCGGCGGCGGCGGGGGAGGCGGGGGCGGCGGCTGGTAGAAGCGTTCTAGCCGCCAAGCGGCGCGCTCGAGACCGACTCCGAATCCAGCTCGGCCGGACGCCGGGTAGTCATAAAAATCAAAGCGGGAAGCGGTGGCTCATGGAGAACTACGAAAAGCTGGGAACCTTTTATCTGGGCAAGGGCTATGACCTGGCCAAGGGCAAGGTAAACGAAGAGCTGGTTCTCTACGACTCCAAGGACCTCACCACCCACGGGGTGATCATCGGCATGACCGGCTCGGGCAAGACCGGCCTGGGCATCAGCCTGTTGGAAGAGGCGCTGATCGACAACATCCCGGTGATCGCCATCGACCCCAAGGGCGATCTGCCCAACCTGCTGCTCAGCTTCCCCGACCTGGCCCCCGGCGACTTCGCCCCCTGGGTCAACCCCTCCGACGCGGCCAACCAGGGCCAGACCCTGGAGCAGTTCGCCGCGTCCCAGGCCGCGCTGTGGAAAAAGGGCCTGGCCTCCTGGGGCCAGGGGCCGGAGCGCATCGCGCGCCTGAAAGAGGCCTGCGACATGGCGGTCTACACGCCGGGCTCCAACGCGGGGCTGCCGGTGAGCCTGCTGCGCAACTTCGATCCGCCGTCCCCGGCCGAGCAGGCCGAGGCCGACCTCTGGCGCGAGAAGGTGGCGGCCACGGCCTCGAGCATCCTCTCCCTGGTGGGCATCGGCGCCGACCCCATCACCAGCCGGGAACACGTCCTGGTGTCCAATATCCTGGAGTCGGTCTGGAAAGAGGGCAAGTCCCTGGACCTGGCCGGTCTGATCCGCAGCATCGCCGAGCCGCCCTTCAGCCGGGTGGGGGTCATGGACCTGGACGCCTTTTATCCCCCCAAGGAGCGCTTCGCCCTGTCCATGCGCGTCAACAACCTGCTGGCCGCGCCGGGCTTCGAGGCCTGGCTGCAAGGCGAGCCCTTGGACATCGCGCGCATGCTCTACACCCCGGCGGGCAAGCCCCGGGCCTCCATCTTCTGCCTGAGCCACCTGGGCGACGCCGAGCGCATGTTTTTCGTCTCCATGCTGCTGAACCGGATCATCTCCTGGATGCGGGGCCAGCCCGGCACCACCAGCCTGCGCGCCCTGCTTTACTTTGACGAGATCATGGGCTATCTGCCCCCCAACGGCAATCCGCCCTCCAAGGCCCCACTGCTGACCCTGTTGAAGCAGGCCCGCGCCTTCGGCCTGGGCTGCGTGCTCTCCACCCAGAACCCGGTGGATCTGGACTACAAGGCGCTGAGCAACGCAGGCACCTGGTGGCTGGGCCGCTTGCAGACGCAGCGGGACAAGGAGCGGGTATTGGCCGGGCTGGAAGGGGCCGCGGCCGGGGGCCGGGCGGAGTTTAATAAACAGGCCATGGACCAAATCCTGGCCGGGCTGGGCAAGCGGGTGTTCCTCCTGCACAACGTGCACGAGACCCGGCCCGAGGTTTTCCACGTGCGCTGGGCCATGTCCTATCTGCGCGGTCCCATGACCCGCGAGCAGATCAAAACGCTGATGGCCGACAAGAAGGGGGCCGCGGACGCTCCCGCCGGGTCCGCCCCGGCCGTGCCTGCGGCTGCGGCCGACCGGGCCAGCGAGGCCCTGCCGCTCAGCCCCCAGGGCGTGGAGGTCTGTTACCTGCCCGCTTCGGGGGCCGGCGCCGGGCTCACCTACTTCCCCCATCTGCTGGGCGTGGTCGAGGCCCACTACCAGAGCGCCCGCTACGGGGTGAAGCTTTCCCGGACCTATGCCCAGGCCTATGGTCTGGAGGAAGGCTTTGGCGATCCCGACTGGGGCGAGGCCCTGGAGCTGCAGATCGATCCTGGTCAGTTGGATGCGGAGCCCCTTTCCGGGGCCTCCTTTGCCGAGTTGCCCGGCGGGGTGAGCGCCAAGAAGTTCAAGGCCTGGCAGCAAGCCCTGATACGCTACGTGCGCCAGAACCGCCAGGTGGTGCTCTACTCGGCGCCGGGTTACAAGCTCACCAGCGAGGTCGGCGAGAGCGAGGCCGAGTTCCGGGCCCGCCTGGGCCAGGCCATGCGCGAGAAGCGCGACCTACTGGTCGCTAAGCTGCGCCGCCGCTACGAGTCCAAGCTGGGCACCCTGGAGCGCCGCCTGTTCGCCGCCCAGCAGGCCGTGGACCGGGAAAACGACCAGGCCTCGGCCAGCAAGATGGACATGTACGTCTCCGCCGGGGCCACCCTGCTGGGTGCGCTGTTCGGGCGCAAGACCATCAGCGCCGGGACCATCGGCCGGGCCGGCACCACCTTGCGCGGCACCCGCAGAATCTATAAGGAAAAGGCCGACGTGGAGCGCGCCGAACAGCGGGTGGCCCAGGTACGGGCCGAGATGGCCGAGCTGGAGGAGGCGCTCAACCGGGAGGTGGACGACATCGAGGCCCAGCTCGACCCCAGCACCCAAGAGCTCAAGGAAATATCCATCCAGGCGATGGCCAAGGATTTGACGGTGAATCTCTTCGGCCTGGCCTGGCTGCCCTACCTGGAGGATGCCGAGGGCCACCTTTACCCGGATTGGAAGTAGCGGCGGGCCGCTTGCCTCTTGTGGCGCCGGGCGCTCCCGCCCTATATTGATTCCCTTGATCGCCGCGAAGGGCCCGGACGGGAGCGCTTCCCGGCGTCTTGGCGGATCATCTGACGAGGGCGGCAATGACGGTGCAGGGACAACGGCCTCTGATCGGGATGTGTCTGGCCCGCGCGGGCAGCGGCATGGTCTTCATGACCGTGGCGGCCACCATGACCACCCTGCAGGGCGCATGGGGGATATCGGCCGCCCAGGGCGGGGCCATAATCTCCGCCTTCAATCTGGGTTACGCCCTGAGCCTGGTGTGGCTCTCCAGCCTGGCCGACCGGGTCGGCGCGCGCGGCGTCTTTCTCGCCTCCATCACCGCCAGCGCCCTGCTGGCCGTGGCCTTCGCCCTCACCGCCCGGGACTACCTCACCGCCCTGGTGGGCTATTGCCTGCTGGGCGTGGCCCTGGGCGGCACCTACACCACCGGCCTGATGATTCTCTCCGAGCTTTATCCCGTCGCCCGCCGGGGCCGGGTGATGGGCGCCTACATCGCCAGCACCTCGCTGGGCTACGCCCTTTCCCTGGTGGTCAGCGGCCTGGCCCTGGCCGTGGGGGGCTATGCTCTGGCCTTTGGCCTGACCGCCCTGGGCCCGGTGTTGGGCGCGGCGGCCGCCTGGGCCGTGCTGTGGCGGCCCTTGCCCGCCGCACCGGCGCGGGAGCCGGCGCAGGGCATGGTGCGGGAGGTGCTGGCCAACAAGAAGGCCATGTTGCTCATCGGCGGCTACACCCTGCACAACTGGGAGCTACTAGGCATGTGGGCCTGGAGCCCGGCCTTCATCGTGGCCTGCCTGGCCGCGGGCGGCGCCGTCGAGGCCGCCAGCCGGGGCTCCTTGCTGGCCGGGCTGTTCCACCTGACGGGCCTGGTGGCTTCTTTTACGGCGGGCCACCTCTCCGACCTGCTGGGCCGGGCCAAGATCATGGTCATCACCGCGGCGGCGGGGGCGGCGGTTTCTCTGGCCTTTGGCTGGACCCTGCTGCTGCCCTTCGGCCTGGTGCTGACCCTGGGCATGGCCTATGCCTTTTTGGCGCTGTCGGATTCGCCAGTGCTTTCCGCCGCCCTCAGCGAGGCGGTGCACCCGCGCCGCCTGGGAGCGGCCTTCGGCCTGCGCTCCATGCTGGGCTTCGGCGCCGGGGCCCTGGCGCCGTTGGCGTTCGGCGCCATCCTGGACGCCGCGGGTCAGGGCGTGACCGGCTGGGGCCTGGCCTTCGGCATGCTGGGCCTGGGCGGGCTGGGGGCCATGACTTGCGCCCTGTCCTACAACAAGGCCTCCAAAGGCTAGCCCCATAGCCGGGCGCCCCGGCTCCAGGTTTTTTTCAGTTGAGAGGCTCGGCGGCCGTCGGGCGCTTGATTTCCGTCAGATTGATGCCGTGCTTTTTGATGCGGTATTGCAAGGTGGTGCGCGGCACCCCCAACAGGGCCGCCGCTCCGTTCTCGCCGCTCAGCACCCCCCCGGTCTGGGCCAGGACCCGCTCGATGTGCTGCCGCTCCACCTCGGCCAGGGTCATGGGCGGCACCGAGGCCAGGCTCTGGCCGGGCTCGAGGAACTTTTGGATTTCGGCGCCGCTGATGGTTTTGCCGGGCCGCAGAATGAGCAGCCGCTTGACCAGGTTCTTGAGCTCGCGCACGTTGCCCGGCCAGGAATGCTGCTGGAGCTGCTCCACGGCCTGGGGGCTGTAAAAGGGCGGCTCGCGGTGGGTGCGCCCGGCCTGGAGTTCCGTGAGCCGCCGGATGAGCAGCGGGATGTCTTCGCGCCGCTCGCGCAGGGGCGGCAGGCGCAGGGACACCGTGTTCAAGCGGTAGAACAGGTCGGAGCGGAATTGTTTCTGCAGCACCGCGTCCTCGAGGTCGCGGTTGGTGGCGGCGATGACCCGGAAATTCACCTCGATGGTCCGGCTGTCGCCCACCCGCTCAAAACGCTTGTCTTGCAAAACGTGCAGCAGTTTGGCCTGCAAATGCAGCGGCAGTTCGCCGATCTCGTCCAGCAGCAGGCTGCCGCCCTGGGCCATCTCGAAGCGTCCCACCCGTTGACGCTCGGCCCCGGTAAAGGCGCCCTTGGTGTGGCCGAACAGCTCGCTCTCGAACAAGCCGGCCGATAGGGCGGGGCAGTTCACCTTGACGAACAGGGCCTCGCGGCGCGGGCTTTCGCGGTGCAGGTGGCGGGCCACCACCTCCTTGCCGGTGCCGGTCTCGCCGGTGATGAGCACCGAGGCGTCGGAGGCGGCCATGAGTGCGGCCTGGCGCATCACCTCGGCCATCTTGGGCGAGGCGTAGAAAAAGGAGTCCGGGCCGTAGGAGTCTTCGGTTTCCTCCAGCAGGTAGTGTTTTTGTTGCGCCAGGTTTTTGTTGAGCTCCTGCAAGCGGGTGTGGGCCAGCATGTTTTCCACCGCCACGGCCACCACGTCGGCCAGTTCGGCCAGGAAGCCGCCCAGTTCGGCGAAATCAGCCGGTTTTTCGATGAAGGACAAGTGGATGGTGCCCAACACCCGCCCCCTGGTTATGAGGGGAAAGGCCATGGAGGCGGTAAGGCCCGCCTGTAGTAGGGAGCGCACCGAGGCCCAGTAGGAGCGTTGGTTCAGGTCCGGGATGATCAGGGGCCGCCGCGAGCGGATGACCTCCTGAGCGATGGCACCCTTGGCCAAGGGGCGGTTTTCGTCCTCCAGGCCTTGGGCCGAGACACCCTCGGCGATGCTGAAATAGCTGAGGGACTTGGTATGCGGATCGTAGATATTGATGCTGATGCGGTCGTAGGGAACGATCTTGCGGATTTCGGTGGCCAGGGCCTGGAACAGGGTCTTGCGGTCCGTGTGCTTGACGATGGCGTTGTTGATCTCCAACAACAGCCGATAACGCGAGGCAGTGTCCCGACTCATCAAGTCCTCCTTTGACCAATATTGGGCATCAAAAATTTATCAACAAAATAAAGTTATATCAAGCTATTAAAAATAATATTGTCTCGCTAGGGCATCTCGTAGACCCCCCAGAATGAAAATTTGCCGGCATTTTCATGAAATAAATCCGAAAAACCACGAAATTTGCCCAATATTGGGCTTAGTGCTCAATATTGGGCAAATAAAATCATACTAAATTGCTGGCACATATTTATTATGCTGATAATATTGCAAAAAATTTATTGTTCTTTTTGGCACCTTTATTGCTTTGTTAATTGGCATTCAAAATCTCATCTCTCTGGGCGGGGCGGATTTGGTCCGGGCCATAGAGGGATGCGCGCTTGTCAATCACCCTTCTGGAAGCCAGAGAACTGAACACATGCCTGACATCGTAATAAGCGAATTCATGGACCAGGACGCGGTGGACGCGGTGTCCCAGCGCTACGAGGTGGTCTACGACGCCGGCCTGGTGGATCGGCCGGAGGAGTTGGCCGGGCTGTTGGCCGAGGCCAGGGCCCTGGTGGTGCGCAACCGCACCCAGGTCACCGCCGCCCTGCTGGAGGCCGCGCCCCAGCTCAAGGTGGTGGGCCGCCTGGGGGTGGGCCTGGACAACATCGACACCGCGGCCTGCAAGGCCCGGGGAGTGGCGGTCTGCCCGGCCACGGGGGCCAACGACCTGGCCGTGGCCGAATGGGTGATCGCTAGCGCCATGCTGCTCTTCCGTTTGGCCTTCTCGGCGCGCGCCCAGGTCATCGACGGCCTGTGGCCCAGGGGCGCCTGCATGGGCCGCGAGACGGCCGGCAAGGCCCTGGGCCTGGTGGGCTTCGGCAACATCGCCAAGGAGACCGCCCGCCTGGCCCGCGCCCTGGGTATGCGGGTATTGGCCTACGACCCCTACGTGCCCGCCGACGATCCCGCCTGGGCCGGGGCCCAGCGCTTCGAATCGCTTACCGCCCTGCTGGCCGCCTCCGACGCGGTGAGCCTGCACGTGCCGCTTACCGATTCCACCCGCCACCTCATCGACGCGGCGGCCATCGCGGCCATGAAGCCGGGGGCCATCCTGCTCAACGCCGCGCGCGGCGGGGTGGTGGACGAGGACGCCCTGGTGGGCGCGCTGCGCTCCGGGGCCCTGGGCGGCGCCGCCCTGGACGTGTACGAGCACGAGCCCCTCACCCAGGAATATGGCCAGCGCTTCGCCGGCCTGGACAACCTGATCCTCACTCCCCACATCGGCGGGGTGACCGTGGAATCCAACGAGCGGGTGAGCAAGCTGACCATGGAAAACGTGGTGCGGGTGCTGGAGGAGGGCGCATGA contains:
- a CDS encoding DUF2207 domain-containing protein, producing the protein MIRRTLLALFGCLCLYLLAGGPAVAQAGSVAGPERILEFVSQVEVRPDAGLRVTETIRVVALGRRIKRGIVREFPTSYLDRLGRRTRVGFKVLSARRDGHSEPYHLEHVSNGVKVYFGSKNRLLSPGVYTYQLTYSTDRQIGYFNDYDELYWNVTGNDWAFPIERARAEVLLPPGAKVLQQAAYTGKSGVKGRDFSYRLGGNGRPTWQTTRPLAPGQGLTIAVAWPKGLVAQPSAMDNFLAGSGGAVPAMAGLLFTLAYYMLAWFKVGRDPRPDNAIPLFEPPQGMSPAAVRYINRMGFDKKAVAAAVVSLAVKGYLTIEEVPGKKNNYVLLRTDRSPENLSPGERRLADKLFGGGQILELKQKNHARIGKAVQALRASLAREYEKANFKLNRLYLGPGVLLTLLGVGALVVFAPDPGAAAGVSLWLMIWTGGCYVLSRGVISAWRRSRSLSGGLAALGATAFAVPFWLGAVMGLFFLSTVTDPLSVVIFLGLLSLTPLFAYLLKAPTVGGQRLMGQIAGFKLYLSVAEADRLNMLHPPEKTPELFERYLAYALALDVEQQWAEQFAGVLEQAGRDYQPAWYSGRGFTSGNFVGLTSQLSGSLAGAISSSSTAPGSSSGSGGGGSSGGGGGGGGGGGW
- a CDS encoding ATP-binding protein, yielding MENYEKLGTFYLGKGYDLAKGKVNEELVLYDSKDLTTHGVIIGMTGSGKTGLGISLLEEALIDNIPVIAIDPKGDLPNLLLSFPDLAPGDFAPWVNPSDAANQGQTLEQFAASQAALWKKGLASWGQGPERIARLKEACDMAVYTPGSNAGLPVSLLRNFDPPSPAEQAEADLWREKVAATASSILSLVGIGADPITSREHVLVSNILESVWKEGKSLDLAGLIRSIAEPPFSRVGVMDLDAFYPPKERFALSMRVNNLLAAPGFEAWLQGEPLDIARMLYTPAGKPRASIFCLSHLGDAERMFFVSMLLNRIISWMRGQPGTTSLRALLYFDEIMGYLPPNGNPPSKAPLLTLLKQARAFGLGCVLSTQNPVDLDYKALSNAGTWWLGRLQTQRDKERVLAGLEGAAAGGRAEFNKQAMDQILAGLGKRVFLLHNVHETRPEVFHVRWAMSYLRGPMTREQIKTLMADKKGAADAPAGSAPAVPAAAADRASEALPLSPQGVEVCYLPASGAGAGLTYFPHLLGVVEAHYQSARYGVKLSRTYAQAYGLEEGFGDPDWGEALELQIDPGQLDAEPLSGASFAELPGGVSAKKFKAWQQALIRYVRQNRQVVLYSAPGYKLTSEVGESEAEFRARLGQAMREKRDLLVAKLRRRYESKLGTLERRLFAAQQAVDRENDQASASKMDMYVSAGATLLGALFGRKTISAGTIGRAGTTLRGTRRIYKEKADVERAEQRVAQVRAEMAELEEALNREVDDIEAQLDPSTQELKEISIQAMAKDLTVNLFGLAWLPYLEDAEGHLYPDWK
- a CDS encoding MFS transporter, with the translated sequence MTVQGQRPLIGMCLARAGSGMVFMTVAATMTTLQGAWGISAAQGGAIISAFNLGYALSLVWLSSLADRVGARGVFLASITASALLAVAFALTARDYLTALVGYCLLGVALGGTYTTGLMILSELYPVARRGRVMGAYIASTSLGYALSLVVSGLALAVGGYALAFGLTALGPVLGAAAAWAVLWRPLPAAPAREPAQGMVREVLANKKAMLLIGGYTLHNWELLGMWAWSPAFIVACLAAGGAVEAASRGSLLAGLFHLTGLVASFTAGHLSDLLGRAKIMVITAAAGAAVSLAFGWTLLLPFGLVLTLGMAYAFLALSDSPVLSAALSEAVHPRRLGAAFGLRSMLGFGAGALAPLAFGAILDAAGQGVTGWGLAFGMLGLGGLGAMTCALSYNKASKG
- a CDS encoding sigma 54-interacting transcriptional regulator, whose product is MSRDTASRYRLLLEINNAIVKHTDRKTLFQALATEIRKIVPYDRISINIYDPHTKSLSYFSIAEGVSAQGLEDENRPLAKGAIAQEVIRSRRPLIIPDLNQRSYWASVRSLLQAGLTASMAFPLITRGRVLGTIHLSFIEKPADFAELGGFLAELADVVAVAVENMLAHTRLQELNKNLAQQKHYLLEETEDSYGPDSFFYASPKMAEVMRQAALMAASDASVLITGETGTGKEVVARHLHRESPRREALFVKVNCPALSAGLFESELFGHTKGAFTGAERQRVGRFEMAQGGSLLLDEIGELPLHLQAKLLHVLQDKRFERVGDSRTIEVNFRVIAATNRDLEDAVLQKQFRSDLFYRLNTVSLRLPPLRERREDIPLLIRRLTELQAGRTHREPPFYSPQAVEQLQQHSWPGNVRELKNLVKRLLILRPGKTISGAEIQKFLEPGQSLASVPPMTLAEVERQHIERVLAQTGGVLSGENGAAALLGVPRTTLQYRIKKHGINLTEIKRPTAAEPLN
- a CDS encoding hydroxyacid dehydrogenase, whose protein sequence is MPDIVISEFMDQDAVDAVSQRYEVVYDAGLVDRPEELAGLLAEARALVVRNRTQVTAALLEAAPQLKVVGRLGVGLDNIDTAACKARGVAVCPATGANDLAVAEWVIASAMLLFRLAFSARAQVIDGLWPRGACMGRETAGKALGLVGFGNIAKETARLARALGMRVLAYDPYVPADDPAWAGAQRFESLTALLAASDAVSLHVPLTDSTRHLIDAAAIAAMKPGAILLNAARGGVVDEDALVGALRSGALGGAALDVYEHEPLTQEYGQRFAGLDNLILTPHIGGVTVESNERVSKLTMENVVRVLEEGA